From a single Pseudalkalibacillus hwajinpoensis genomic region:
- a CDS encoding NupC/NupG family nucleoside CNT transporter: protein MQILWGLGGMAVLFAIALIFSTNRKAISLRTVLGALAIQVAFAFVVLKWEAGKAGLKWLSLRVQDIINYANDGISFLFGGLIGNEQVGFIFAFQVLTIIIFFSSLISVLYYLGIMQWIIRILGGAISKALGTSKAESLSATANIFVGQTEAPLVIKPYIDRMTKSELFAVMTGGLASVAGSVLIGYSLLGVPLEYLLAASFMAAPAGLLMAKLIMPETETPETASEIKMERNEDHVNVIDAAAHGASDGLKLALNVGAMLLSFIALIALLNGLLGGIGGLFGYGNITIEQILGYVFSPLAFVIGVPWQDAVQAGNYIGQKLILNEFVAFSSFGPEIGSGSLTDKSVAIISFALCGFANFSSLAILLGGLGGLAPKRRPEIAKFGMRAILAGTLANLLNAAIAGMLIF from the coding sequence TTCGCACTGTGCTTGGAGCACTTGCGATTCAGGTAGCGTTTGCCTTTGTAGTACTCAAATGGGAAGCAGGTAAGGCAGGTCTTAAATGGCTTTCGCTTCGTGTACAGGATATTATTAATTACGCCAATGACGGAATTAGCTTTCTATTTGGCGGATTAATTGGGAATGAGCAAGTTGGATTTATTTTTGCATTTCAAGTACTAACAATTATCATATTCTTCTCATCTTTAATATCCGTTCTTTATTATCTTGGTATCATGCAGTGGATAATTCGAATTCTTGGTGGTGCTATTTCAAAGGCACTCGGCACCAGTAAAGCTGAATCACTATCTGCGACAGCGAATATCTTTGTTGGTCAGACAGAGGCTCCACTTGTTATTAAGCCATACATTGACAGAATGACGAAGTCAGAACTGTTTGCAGTTATGACTGGTGGATTGGCTTCAGTAGCAGGTTCTGTACTAATTGGTTACTCACTTCTAGGTGTACCGCTTGAGTACTTGCTTGCAGCAAGTTTCATGGCTGCTCCTGCAGGTTTACTTATGGCGAAACTCATTATGCCTGAAACGGAAACGCCTGAAACGGCAAGTGAGATCAAAATGGAACGAAACGAAGATCATGTTAACGTAATTGATGCTGCAGCACATGGTGCTTCAGATGGTCTTAAGCTAGCACTTAATGTTGGTGCAATGCTTCTTTCTTTCATCGCACTTATCGCTCTGTTAAATGGTTTACTTGGTGGAATCGGTGGACTGTTTGGATATGGAAACATTACCATTGAACAAATTCTTGGCTATGTTTTCTCACCACTTGCATTTGTGATCGGTGTACCGTGGCAGGATGCTGTTCAAGCCGGTAACTATATCGGACAGAAACTTATTCTTAACGAATTCGTAGCATTTTCATCTTTTGGTCCTGAAATTGGATCTGGATCGCTAACTGACAAATCCGTTGCGATCATCAGTTTCGCTCTTTGTGGATTTGCAAACTTCTCATCTCTTGCCATCCTACTAGGTGGACTGGGTGGACTTGCACCGAAACGTCGTCCCGAAATTGCTAAATTCGGAATGCGTGCGATTCTCGCTGGTACGCTTGCTAACTTATTGAACGCAGCAATTGCTGGTATGCTTATTTTCTAA
- the dapF gene encoding diaminopimelate epimerase: MREITYTKMHGLGNNYIYINLFEQDLPEDKLTHYAVEVSNVHTGIGSDGMILICPSEQAEVKMRIFNKDGSEGRNCGNGLRCVAKYAFEHGLVDSESFAIETLAGLVQAEVHHQHRVVETVTIDMGKPKWTRESLPMVGDPEGEVIQEEVLYESQPLVMTGVSMGNPHMVMFVDDIEEAPLTTAGPYFTDHKMFPESINVEFVECVSEAEYHFRVWERGSGITQACGTGACAAVVAGVLNGRTSKGTEVTVHLAGGDLHITWDIDEHVWMTGPAVTIATGTYYSHN; encoded by the coding sequence TTGCGTGAAATAACTTATACAAAGATGCATGGCCTCGGCAACAATTACATCTATATTAATCTGTTTGAGCAGGATCTACCTGAAGATAAACTTACTCACTACGCGGTTGAGGTGTCGAATGTTCATACAGGCATTGGATCTGATGGTATGATTTTAATTTGTCCTTCTGAACAAGCAGAGGTGAAGATGAGAATCTTCAATAAGGACGGATCTGAAGGCAGGAATTGCGGAAATGGTTTGCGCTGTGTTGCTAAATATGCGTTTGAACATGGTTTGGTTGATTCAGAATCATTTGCAATTGAAACACTTGCTGGCCTCGTTCAGGCTGAGGTTCATCATCAACACCGTGTCGTCGAAACCGTTACAATTGATATGGGAAAGCCAAAATGGACGAGAGAAAGTCTCCCGATGGTAGGCGATCCAGAAGGCGAAGTCATTCAAGAAGAGGTCCTATATGAAAGCCAGCCGTTAGTCATGACAGGCGTTTCAATGGGAAACCCTCACATGGTTATGTTTGTGGATGATATAGAGGAAGCGCCTCTCACTACCGCAGGACCATATTTCACTGATCATAAGATGTTTCCTGAGAGTATCAATGTTGAATTTGTAGAATGTGTATCTGAAGCGGAGTACCACTTCCGCGTCTGGGAGAGAGGATCTGGAATTACCCAAGCCTGTGGTACGGGTGCATGTGCTGCTGTTGTGGCTGGCGTCCTCAATGGAAGAACGTCTAAAGGTACTGAGGTAACCGTTCACCTGGCAGGAGGCGACCTTCACATTACATGGGACATCGACGAGCACGTCTGGATGACTGGACCCGCTGTTACGATCGCGACAGGAACTTATTATTCACATAATTGA
- a CDS encoding aspartyl-phosphate phosphatase Spo0E family protein — MNCEKMQQYNEEIEILRAKMTQSAIALGLNHPEVLEYSQKLDETHNLILQLKYKYKAKELSIPGVR; from the coding sequence TTGAACTGTGAAAAGATGCAGCAATACAACGAGGAGATTGAAATTCTTCGAGCAAAAATGACACAATCGGCTATAGCCCTCGGTTTAAATCATCCAGAAGTGCTCGAGTATAGTCAAAAACTTGATGAAACGCATAATCTGATATTGCAGTTAAAATATAAATACAAAGCTAAAGAACTGAGTATACCTGGCGTAAGATAA
- a CDS encoding HesB/IscA family protein, with amino-acid sequence MIHLSEAAAAQVKEMMKQEEGDSLYLRVGVKGGGCTGLSYGMGFDIEMKDDDKSLDPQHGVTIIMDNESAPVLDGVKIDYKQNMMGGGFTIDNPNAIASCGCGSSFKTATNAGTPENC; translated from the coding sequence ATGATCCATTTATCTGAAGCTGCAGCAGCACAGGTAAAAGAAATGATGAAGCAAGAAGAAGGCGATAGCCTTTATCTTCGTGTAGGTGTAAAAGGCGGAGGCTGTACAGGCTTAAGCTATGGTATGGGCTTTGACATCGAGATGAAAGACGACGACAAGTCACTTGATCCACAGCATGGCGTGACGATTATTATGGACAATGAAAGTGCACCTGTATTAGACGGTGTGAAAATTGATTATAAACAAAACATGATGGGCGGCGGATTTACGATTGACAATCCAAATGCCATCGCATCATGTGGCTGTGGTTCTTCGTTTAAGACAGCGACGAACGCTGGTACGCCGGAGAATTGTTAA
- a CDS encoding sugar phosphate isomerase/epimerase family protein has product MDEIGVGVQLYTLRNECEKDFFETLVRVAGIGYEGVELAGLYGHEPEAVKEKLDELGLSVIGHHVPIERMERELDAVIGEQKALGNTRIVCPWLPPERRSSEDFAQVASVLKHVAAVCAQSDLQICYHHHDFELGHTLETSELYTILQADSSIQAEFDIYWLNQGGHDPVEWMNQFAGRTPIVHLKDRSDDEREATVILGTGNIHIEEVIQQGPTSGVKWWVVEQDECDYDPIESVTQSYQYLRKVQLENKM; this is encoded by the coding sequence ATGGATGAAATTGGAGTTGGCGTACAGCTATATACGCTGCGCAATGAGTGTGAGAAAGATTTCTTTGAAACGTTAGTGAGAGTCGCGGGCATCGGGTATGAAGGGGTTGAATTAGCTGGATTATATGGGCATGAGCCAGAGGCTGTGAAAGAAAAATTGGATGAGCTCGGGTTATCGGTGATCGGCCATCATGTGCCAATCGAACGAATGGAGCGTGAACTTGATGCTGTCATCGGTGAGCAGAAGGCGCTTGGTAATACACGTATTGTATGTCCGTGGTTACCTCCTGAGAGAAGAAGTTCAGAGGATTTCGCGCAAGTAGCAAGTGTTCTAAAGCACGTAGCTGCAGTTTGTGCTCAATCCGATCTTCAGATTTGCTACCACCATCATGATTTTGAACTTGGTCATACATTAGAAACTAGTGAATTGTATACGATTCTCCAAGCTGATTCATCTATTCAAGCAGAGTTTGATATTTATTGGCTAAATCAAGGTGGACATGATCCGGTTGAATGGATGAATCAGTTTGCTGGAAGAACGCCTATCGTTCATTTGAAAGATCGATCGGATGATGAAAGAGAAGCAACCGTTATTTTAGGAACTGGAAATATTCACATAGAAGAAGTCATTCAACAGGGCCCTACTAGTGGCGTGAAATGGTGGGTTGTTGAACAGGATGAATGTGATTATGATCCAATCGAAAGTGTAACGCAAAGCTATCAGTATTTAAGGAAAGTTCAGCTCGAAAATAAAATGTAG
- a CDS encoding LacI family DNA-binding transcriptional regulator, which translates to MATIADVAQYTGLSSATVSRVINNYPHVSKDKRKLVHDAMKELGYFPNTSARNLRNRKTNLVAVLIPRLTNPFFTLILDGIEKVAEANGFQLIICQTKSSKKKELDFLNLLQTKQVDGVIFTSIENEWEEIEPFTAHGPIILCNEYHHNATVPMVRLDQVQGSYLGTQHLIRKGHTRIAYCMGSTSGLSTDRRRGFFNAIEEAGLEVKPEWIFRDTYTMEDGKRVFIELLKLSERPTAIFTGGDEVASAMVKEARRNGLDVPKDLAILGFDDQPIASLIEPELSTIYQPGDEIGARAMDIFIDCLNGTQERNRATVKMLPLSLVVRQST; encoded by the coding sequence ATGGCTACAATTGCAGATGTCGCGCAGTACACGGGGCTATCAAGTGCTACGGTTTCACGCGTCATCAATAATTATCCACACGTATCTAAAGACAAGCGCAAACTCGTCCATGATGCAATGAAAGAGCTCGGATATTTTCCTAACACATCTGCCAGAAATTTACGTAATCGAAAAACAAATCTTGTGGCAGTTTTGATTCCGAGATTGACGAATCCATTCTTTACATTGATTCTGGACGGAATCGAGAAGGTAGCAGAAGCAAATGGGTTTCAGTTGATAATCTGTCAGACGAAATCTAGTAAGAAGAAAGAACTTGATTTTCTAAATTTGTTACAAACAAAGCAGGTCGATGGTGTGATCTTCACGTCAATCGAAAACGAGTGGGAAGAAATTGAGCCATTTACAGCACATGGACCGATCATATTGTGTAATGAATATCATCATAACGCCACCGTACCAATGGTTCGGCTGGACCAGGTACAGGGAAGCTATTTAGGTACTCAGCATTTGATTAGAAAAGGCCACACTCGAATTGCGTATTGCATGGGTTCAACGAGCGGATTATCAACTGACCGGCGTCGTGGATTCTTTAATGCAATCGAAGAAGCAGGCCTTGAGGTCAAACCAGAATGGATCTTCCGAGATACATACACAATGGAAGATGGAAAACGAGTATTTATTGAGCTGCTTAAGCTTTCAGAACGACCAACTGCCATTTTTACTGGTGGTGATGAGGTTGCATCAGCAATGGTTAAAGAAGCTAGACGAAACGGGCTCGATGTACCGAAAGATCTCGCGATACTCGGTTTTGATGATCAGCCGATCGCAAGCTTAATCGAACCAGAACTATCAACCATTTATCAACCTGGTGACGAAATTGGCGCTCGAGCAATGGATATTTTCATTGATTGTTTAAATGGCACTCAGGAACGAAACAGGGCAACTGTTAAAATGCTTCCTTTATCACTGGTTGTTCGTCAATCCACATAG